Proteins co-encoded in one Bacillus paramycoides genomic window:
- a CDS encoding L-lactate MFS transporter: MKQTSINPLLIVLGTIVVQIGLGTIYTWSLFNQPLVSKFGWNLNAVAITFSITSFSLSFSTLFAGKLQQKLGLRKLIATAGIVLGLGLILSSQVSSLPLLYLLAGVVVGYADGTAYITSLSNLIKWFPNRKGLISGISVSAYGMGSLIFRYINGSLIDSLGVSQAFLYWGIIVLLLVLTGSFFLREAIVSNTVTETLHNDYTPREMMQTKQVYLLFFMLFTSCMGGLYLIGMVKDIGVQLVGLSAATAANAVAMIAIFNTVGRIVLGTLSDKIGRMKIVSATFIIIGLSVFTLSFIPLNYGIYFACVASVAFCFGGNITIFPAIVGDFFGLKNHSTNYGIVYQGFGFGALAGAFIGALLGGFQPTFIIIGVLSVISFIISILIRPPKAENKKETRHLYRKVA, translated from the coding sequence ATGAAACAAACCTCTATAAATCCGTTACTAATTGTTCTAGGTACAATCGTTGTTCAAATTGGTCTTGGGACAATTTATACATGGAGTTTATTTAATCAGCCCCTTGTAAGTAAGTTTGGATGGAATCTCAATGCAGTTGCAATAACTTTCTCCATAACAAGCTTTTCTTTATCATTTTCAACCTTATTTGCAGGAAAGTTGCAGCAAAAATTAGGACTTCGAAAACTCATCGCTACTGCAGGGATTGTGCTGGGACTCGGTTTAATACTTAGTTCACAAGTTTCTTCCTTACCATTACTATATTTATTAGCTGGTGTAGTAGTTGGTTATGCTGATGGAACTGCTTATATTACATCATTATCTAATTTAATTAAATGGTTTCCAAATCGAAAAGGACTTATTTCTGGTATATCTGTTTCTGCATATGGAATGGGCAGCTTAATCTTTAGATATATAAACGGAAGTCTCATCGATAGTCTTGGTGTATCACAAGCATTTTTATATTGGGGGATTATCGTTTTACTTTTAGTATTAACTGGATCTTTCTTCTTACGTGAAGCAATAGTAAGTAACACCGTAACTGAGACTTTACACAATGATTATACGCCTCGTGAAATGATGCAAACGAAACAAGTATATCTTTTGTTTTTTATGCTATTCACATCGTGTATGGGTGGCCTATATTTAATCGGTATGGTAAAAGATATCGGAGTGCAGCTCGTTGGACTTAGCGCAGCAACTGCAGCTAATGCCGTTGCAATGATTGCAATTTTTAATACGGTAGGTAGAATTGTTCTTGGAACATTATCAGATAAAATTGGTCGAATGAAAATTGTCTCTGCAACATTTATTATTATTGGATTGTCAGTCTTTACTTTAAGTTTCATTCCACTAAATTACGGCATTTATTTCGCTTGTGTAGCAAGCGTTGCCTTTTGCTTTGGTGGTAATATCACAATCTTCCCAGCAATTGTTGGAGATTTCTTCGGATTAAAAAACCATAGTACAAATTATGGGATTGTATATCAAGGTTTCGGGTTCGGTGCACTTGCAGGAGCGTTCATTGGAGCGTTACTGGGTGGATTTCAACCGACCTTTATTATAATCGGTGTTTTAAGTGTTATTTCCTTCATTATTTCGATATTAATTCGTCCACCAAAAGCAGAAAACAAAAAAGAAACACGACATTTATATCGGAAAGTAGCTTAA
- a CDS encoding alpha/beta fold hydrolase, translating into MWKTNIIKTTRGNFEYFVKGEGPPLCVTHMYSEYNDNGNIFANPFTNFYSVYLVNLKGCGNSDLANTDSEYSMMETVKDLEAIREALYINKWGFAGHSTGGMLALVYATEAQESLTKIIVGGAAASMEYASHKDSIYCSKNENFNRIVSIMNALNDDSTLQEERKVLSREWALMSFYSEEKLEEALKLPNSGKTVGNRLNYFRQVEYKDYDVRQKLKFIKVPSFIYCGKHDAQCPYIFSREIENLIPNAVLTKFEESNHNPFVEEIDKFNQFVKNTL; encoded by the coding sequence ATGTGGAAAACAAATATTATCAAAACTACTAGAGGCAATTTTGAGTATTTTGTGAAGGGAGAAGGTCCGCCTTTATGCGTTACACATATGTATAGCGAGTATAACGATAATGGAAATATTTTTGCAAACCCGTTCACTAATTTTTATAGCGTATATTTAGTTAATTTAAAGGGTTGTGGCAATTCAGATTTAGCAAATACCGATTCCGAATATAGTATGATGGAAACGGTTAAAGATTTAGAAGCGATTCGGGAAGCTTTATATATTAATAAGTGGGGGTTTGCTGGTCATTCGACAGGAGGGATGTTAGCTCTTGTATATGCGACTGAAGCACAAGAAAGTTTAACGAAAATAATTGTTGGTGGCGCAGCAGCGAGTATGGAATATGCATCTCACAAAGATAGTATATACTGTAGTAAAAATGAAAATTTTAATAGAATCGTATCAATTATGAATGCATTAAATGATGATAGTACATTACAAGAAGAAAGAAAAGTATTAAGTAGAGAGTGGGCACTTATGTCTTTTTATTCTGAAGAAAAGCTTGAAGAGGCATTAAAATTGCCGAATAGCGGAAAGACAGTTGGCAATCGGTTAAATTATTTTAGACAAGTTGAATATAAAGATTATGATGTTCGTCAGAAACTTAAATTCATAAAAGTTCCAAGTTTTATATACTGTGGTAAGCATGATGCACAATGTCCCTACATATTTTCTCGTGAAATAGAAAATTTGATCCCGAACGCAGTATTAACTAAATTTGAAGAAAGTAATCATAATCCATTCGTTGAAGAAATAGACAAATTTAATCAGTTTGTAAAAAATACATTATAA
- a CDS encoding cadmium resistance transporter, which yields MVTTIISSFIAFTSTNIDDIFILLVLFSQIRTGVIKKEGRTVRGKTKMKELYIVTGQYFGFSFIIFLSIIGSLSAFFIPVSWIGLLGFVPIYIGVKGLLSLRSYRSNEVIDNASSSIFKVASITLANGADNISIYIPIFASQNLNANIVTLVIFYCMIAIWCFISYKLIRAPILAKVLERNCHIIVPIVLIGLGMFILVRSNTIELLC from the coding sequence TTGGTTACAACTATAATTTCTTCTTTTATCGCATTCACTTCAACAAATATTGATGACATTTTTATACTTCTTGTTTTATTTTCACAAATAAGGACAGGAGTAATTAAGAAAGAAGGTAGAACTGTCCGAGGAAAAACTAAAATGAAAGAACTTTATATTGTTACTGGACAATATTTTGGGTTTAGTTTCATTATTTTTCTAAGTATCATCGGTTCTTTAAGCGCTTTTTTCATTCCTGTTTCGTGGATCGGATTATTAGGATTCGTGCCCATTTATATAGGAGTGAAAGGACTATTGTCACTTCGTTCTTATAGAAGTAACGAAGTCATTGATAACGCTTCTAGTTCAATATTTAAAGTAGCTTCAATTACATTAGCTAATGGAGCTGATAATATTTCGATTTATATACCAATATTTGCTAGTCAAAATCTTAATGCCAATATTGTTACATTAGTAATCTTTTATTGCATGATAGCAATATGGTGTTTTATTAGCTACAAATTGATAAGAGCTCCTATTTTAGCTAAAGTACTTGAGAGAAATTGTCATATTATCGTTCCAATCGTTCTAATTGGTTTAGGAATGTTCATTCTTGTCCGCAGTAATACAATTGAATTATTGTGCTAA
- a CDS encoding GNAT family N-acetyltransferase: MKIVKQWIQEDSDYIREKVIEYNQKHISDEEKKPSEKISFIVRNQEEEIVGGITAITFWHHVHVDFLWVSEEYRHEGYGTKLLKLIEEFAIEQECRLINLDTFSFQAPVFYKKHGYKVIGVSEDHPKGHNRYYLEKRLEII, encoded by the coding sequence ATGAAAATAGTAAAACAATGGATCCAGGAAGATAGTGATTACATAAGAGAAAAAGTAATTGAATATAACCAAAAACATATTTCGGATGAAGAGAAAAAGCCTTCAGAAAAAATTAGTTTTATAGTGAGAAATCAAGAGGAAGAAATTGTAGGCGGAATAACTGCAATTACATTTTGGCACCACGTACATGTCGATTTCCTTTGGGTTTCTGAAGAATATAGACACGAAGGCTACGGAACCAAGTTATTAAAACTTATTGAAGAATTTGCAATTGAACAAGAGTGTAGGCTAATCAATTTAGATACTTTTAGCTTTCAGGCACCTGTGTTTTATAAAAAACATGGATATAAAGTAATTGGAGTAAGTGAAGATCACCCTAAAGGGCACAATCGATACTATTTAGAAAAAAGGTTAGAAATTATATAG
- a CDS encoding heterocycloanthracin/sonorensin family bacteriocin → MNQFQQELQSLNLNDYQSGNVVYWDQLQQNQYPYYYIQDDARRCGGCGGCGGRCGGCGGGRCGGCGGRCVGCAGCFGCFGCFNCWNWWII, encoded by the coding sequence ATGAATCAATTTCAACAAGAACTACAATCATTAAATCTTAATGATTATCAATCTGGTAATGTTGTGTATTGGGATCAACTACAACAAAATCAATATCCATACTATTACATTCAAGACGATGCACGTCGTTGTGGCGGATGCGGAGGTTGTGGTGGTCGCTGTGGTGGATGTGGCGGCGGAAGATGCGGAGGTTGCGGTGGTCGTTGTGTAGGATGCGCTGGTTGTTTCGGTTGTTTCGGTTGTTTTAACTGCTGGAATTGGTGGATCATTTAA
- a CDS encoding NUDIX hydrolase yields MYKHTLCFIKRNEEILMLNREYDPVKGLWNGVGGKIEKGETPLENAIREIKEETNIEVTHDQIQFKGIIKWEDSSYSGGMYLYLIELMNEFTYQTPKKVSEGILDWKEISWILSDYNYGVGEMIPNFLYEVLHNELILEHNFVLSNHKLIDSRNEELAKQDSSIDNIVQL; encoded by the coding sequence ATGTACAAGCACACTCTATGTTTTATAAAGAGAAATGAAGAGATACTTATGTTAAATAGAGAATATGACCCTGTAAAAGGATTGTGGAATGGGGTAGGGGGAAAGATAGAAAAGGGAGAAACACCTTTAGAAAATGCAATTCGTGAAATAAAAGAAGAGACTAATATAGAAGTTACGCATGACCAGATTCAATTTAAAGGCATTATTAAGTGGGAAGACTCTTCATATTCTGGCGGTATGTATCTTTATCTAATAGAGCTAATGAATGAATTTACATATCAAACTCCAAAAAAAGTATCAGAAGGAATTTTAGATTGGAAAGAGATTTCTTGGATTCTAAGCGACTATAATTACGGCGTAGGAGAGATGATACCAAATTTTTTATATGAAGTACTCCACAACGAATTAATATTAGAGCACAATTTTGTTTTATCTAATCATAAATTAATAGATTCTAGGAATGAAGAATTGGCTAAGCAGGATAGTTCTATAGATAATATAGTTCAATTATAA